From a region of the Takifugu flavidus isolate HTHZ2018 chromosome 18, ASM371156v2, whole genome shotgun sequence genome:
- the slc5a11 gene encoding sodium/myo-inositol cotransporter 2 isoform X1 — protein sequence MEVHQMTSMPPTSSVPPAVTATLAAVDIVVLVVYFLLILAVGIWSMWRTKRSTVDGYFLAGRNMTWWPVGASLFASNIGSGHFIGLAGSGAAAGIAAIAYEWNVSQKGSKVAAFTVDLSLISLCFNEQGMLMVLLLGWLFLPIYIASGVKTMPEYLQRRFGGRRTQLFITILSLFIYIFTKISVDMYAGALFIQLALQWNIYLAVVLLLSITALYTVAGGLAAVIYTDAAQTAIMLVGSLILMGFSFAEVGGWEALMEGYSKAIPSIRVPNTTCGIPRDDAFHLFRHPVTSDLPWPGVIFGMSIPSLWYWCSDQVIVQRSLAAKTLTHAKGGSLLTAYLKVLPFFVIMLPGMISRILYTDEVACATPELCEQICGNPVGCTDIAYAKMVMELLPIGLRGLMMAVMIAALMSSLTSIFNSASTIFTMDVWKTFRTRATEWELMVVGRVFVLVLVVASVLWIPVVQASQGGQLFIYIQSISTYLQPPVSVIFLMGCFWKRTNEQGAFWGLVIGLVVGCVRMLLDFIYPAPLCYEEDDRPAVLKYVHYLYFSLILSVITLLIVIVISLATEKPKPEQISRLTWYTRLDPVVPKQPIFSVQSSFGTSEVSGENKEHRRKDSSSSVQAQPRWKSALYWLCGMERRKDGDEGPVPPEENEHSLEEKPHLRHVVNINLIICLSVAAFIVGYWA from the exons ATGGAAGTCCACCAAATGACCAGCATGCCCCCCACGTCCTCCGTACCCCCTGCTGTCACAGCTACATTGGCTGCTGTGGATattgtggtgctggtggtctaTTTTTTGCTGATACTGGCTGTAGGAATCTGG TCCATGTGGAGAACCAAGCGCAGCACGGTGGACGGATACTTCCTGGCAGGGAGGAACATGACCTGGTGGCCC GTGGGCGCCTCGCTGTTCGCCAGTAACATCGGCAGCGGCCATTTCATCGGCCTGGCGGGGTCAGGAGCCGCTGCGGGAATAGCGGCTATTGCTTATGAGTGGAATGTGAGTCAAAAGGGGTCGAAAGTTGCTGCTTTTACAGTGGACTTGTCCTTAATCTCGCTGTGTTTCAATGAGCAGGGgatgctgatggtgctgctgctgggatggcTATTCCTGCCCATTTACATCGCCTCTGGG gtgaagacCATGCCAGAGTACTTACAGAGGCGCTTTGGTGGGAGAAGAACGCAGCTATTTATAACCATCCTGTCactctttatttacattttcacaaaGATATCG GTGGACATGTACGCCGGTGCGCTCTTCATCCAGCTGGCGCTGCAGTGGAACATCTACCTCgcagtggtgctgctgctgtccatcaCTGCTCTCTACACTGTAGCAG GTGGGCTGGCGGCCGTCATCTACACAGACGCTGCTCAAACTGCCATCATGCTGGTGGGATCCCTCATCCTCATGGGCTTCA GCTTTGCCGAAGTCGGAGGCTGGGAGGCTTTGATGGAGGGATACAGCAAAGCGATACCATCGATCCGCGTGCCGAACACCACCTGCGGCATCCCCCGCGATGACGCTTTCCACTTGTTCAGACAcccggtgacctctgacctgccctGGCCCGGCGTCATCTTCGGCATGTCCATCCCTTCCTTGTGGTACTGGTGCTCTGACCAG GTGATTGTGCAGCGATCTTTGGCTGCTAAGACCCTGACGCATGCTAAAGGCGGCTCCCTGCTGACTGCGTACCTGAAGGTTCTGCCTTTCTTTGTCATCATGCTGCCTGGTATGATCAGCAGGATCCTTTACACAG ATGAGGTGGCGTGTGCAACCCCTGAATTGTGCGAACAGATCTGTGGAAACCCAGTTGGCTGCACAGACATAGCCTACGCTAAGATGgtcatggagctgctgccaATAG GGCTACGGGGTTTGATGATGGCGGTGATGATAGCAGCCCTCATGTCCTCCCTGACCTCCATCTTCAACAGCGCCAGCACCATTTTCACCATGGACGTGTGGAAGACTTTCCGAACTCGTGCAACCGAGTGGGAGCTCATGGTGGTGGGGAG GGTgtttgtgctggtgctggtggtggccTCGGTGCTGTGGATCCCTGTTGTTCAGGCCAGTCAAGGTGGCCAGCTTTTCATCTACATCCAGTCCATCAGCACCTACCTGCAGCCCCCCGTCTCTGTCATCTTCCTCATGGGCTGCTTTTGGAAGAGGACTAATGAGCAG GGAGCTTTCTGGGGCCTTGTCATCGGCCTGGTGGTGGGCTGCGTCCGCATGTTGTTGGACTTTATTTACCCTGCACCCCTTTGCTATGAGGAGGACGACCGGCCGGCGGTGCTGAAATACGTCCACTACTTGTACTTTTCGCTTATCCTGTCCGTCATCACGCTGCTCATCGTGATCGTAATCAGTCTGGCTacagaaaaacccaaacctgagCAG ATTAGTCGTCTCACCTGGTACACCAGGCTCGACCCAGTGGTGCCCAAACAGCCGATCTTCTCGGTACAATCCAGTTTTGGGACCTCAGAGGTGAGCGGTGAGAACAAGGAGCACCGCAGAAAAG ACTCCTCATCGTCAGTCCAAGCTCAGCCCCGGTGGAAGTCTGCCCTCTACTGGCTGTGcgggatggagaggagaaaggaTGGAGACGAGGGTCCCGTGCCGCCTGAAGAGAACGAGCATTCTCTGGAGGAGAAGCCCCACCTAAGGCACGTCGTCAACATCAACCTCATCATTTGCCTGTCTGTAGCCGCCTTTATCGTTGGCTACTGGGCCTGA
- the slc5a11 gene encoding sodium/myo-inositol cotransporter 2 isoform X2, whose product MEVHQMTSMPPTSSVPPAVTATLAAVDIVVLVVYFLLILAVGIWSMWRTKRSTVDGYFLAGRNMTWWPVGASLFASNIGSGHFIGLAGSGAAAGIAAIAYEWNGMLMVLLLGWLFLPIYIASGVKTMPEYLQRRFGGRRTQLFITILSLFIYIFTKISVDMYAGALFIQLALQWNIYLAVVLLLSITALYTVAGGLAAVIYTDAAQTAIMLVGSLILMGFSFAEVGGWEALMEGYSKAIPSIRVPNTTCGIPRDDAFHLFRHPVTSDLPWPGVIFGMSIPSLWYWCSDQVIVQRSLAAKTLTHAKGGSLLTAYLKVLPFFVIMLPGMISRILYTDEVACATPELCEQICGNPVGCTDIAYAKMVMELLPIGLRGLMMAVMIAALMSSLTSIFNSASTIFTMDVWKTFRTRATEWELMVVGRVFVLVLVVASVLWIPVVQASQGGQLFIYIQSISTYLQPPVSVIFLMGCFWKRTNEQGAFWGLVIGLVVGCVRMLLDFIYPAPLCYEEDDRPAVLKYVHYLYFSLILSVITLLIVIVISLATEKPKPEQISRLTWYTRLDPVVPKQPIFSVQSSFGTSEVSGENKEHRRKDSSSSVQAQPRWKSALYWLCGMERRKDGDEGPVPPEENEHSLEEKPHLRHVVNINLIICLSVAAFIVGYWA is encoded by the exons ATGGAAGTCCACCAAATGACCAGCATGCCCCCCACGTCCTCCGTACCCCCTGCTGTCACAGCTACATTGGCTGCTGTGGATattgtggtgctggtggtctaTTTTTTGCTGATACTGGCTGTAGGAATCTGG TCCATGTGGAGAACCAAGCGCAGCACGGTGGACGGATACTTCCTGGCAGGGAGGAACATGACCTGGTGGCCC GTGGGCGCCTCGCTGTTCGCCAGTAACATCGGCAGCGGCCATTTCATCGGCCTGGCGGGGTCAGGAGCCGCTGCGGGAATAGCGGCTATTGCTTATGAGTGGAAT GGgatgctgatggtgctgctgctgggatggcTATTCCTGCCCATTTACATCGCCTCTGGG gtgaagacCATGCCAGAGTACTTACAGAGGCGCTTTGGTGGGAGAAGAACGCAGCTATTTATAACCATCCTGTCactctttatttacattttcacaaaGATATCG GTGGACATGTACGCCGGTGCGCTCTTCATCCAGCTGGCGCTGCAGTGGAACATCTACCTCgcagtggtgctgctgctgtccatcaCTGCTCTCTACACTGTAGCAG GTGGGCTGGCGGCCGTCATCTACACAGACGCTGCTCAAACTGCCATCATGCTGGTGGGATCCCTCATCCTCATGGGCTTCA GCTTTGCCGAAGTCGGAGGCTGGGAGGCTTTGATGGAGGGATACAGCAAAGCGATACCATCGATCCGCGTGCCGAACACCACCTGCGGCATCCCCCGCGATGACGCTTTCCACTTGTTCAGACAcccggtgacctctgacctgccctGGCCCGGCGTCATCTTCGGCATGTCCATCCCTTCCTTGTGGTACTGGTGCTCTGACCAG GTGATTGTGCAGCGATCTTTGGCTGCTAAGACCCTGACGCATGCTAAAGGCGGCTCCCTGCTGACTGCGTACCTGAAGGTTCTGCCTTTCTTTGTCATCATGCTGCCTGGTATGATCAGCAGGATCCTTTACACAG ATGAGGTGGCGTGTGCAACCCCTGAATTGTGCGAACAGATCTGTGGAAACCCAGTTGGCTGCACAGACATAGCCTACGCTAAGATGgtcatggagctgctgccaATAG GGCTACGGGGTTTGATGATGGCGGTGATGATAGCAGCCCTCATGTCCTCCCTGACCTCCATCTTCAACAGCGCCAGCACCATTTTCACCATGGACGTGTGGAAGACTTTCCGAACTCGTGCAACCGAGTGGGAGCTCATGGTGGTGGGGAG GGTgtttgtgctggtgctggtggtggccTCGGTGCTGTGGATCCCTGTTGTTCAGGCCAGTCAAGGTGGCCAGCTTTTCATCTACATCCAGTCCATCAGCACCTACCTGCAGCCCCCCGTCTCTGTCATCTTCCTCATGGGCTGCTTTTGGAAGAGGACTAATGAGCAG GGAGCTTTCTGGGGCCTTGTCATCGGCCTGGTGGTGGGCTGCGTCCGCATGTTGTTGGACTTTATTTACCCTGCACCCCTTTGCTATGAGGAGGACGACCGGCCGGCGGTGCTGAAATACGTCCACTACTTGTACTTTTCGCTTATCCTGTCCGTCATCACGCTGCTCATCGTGATCGTAATCAGTCTGGCTacagaaaaacccaaacctgagCAG ATTAGTCGTCTCACCTGGTACACCAGGCTCGACCCAGTGGTGCCCAAACAGCCGATCTTCTCGGTACAATCCAGTTTTGGGACCTCAGAGGTGAGCGGTGAGAACAAGGAGCACCGCAGAAAAG ACTCCTCATCGTCAGTCCAAGCTCAGCCCCGGTGGAAGTCTGCCCTCTACTGGCTGTGcgggatggagaggagaaaggaTGGAGACGAGGGTCCCGTGCCGCCTGAAGAGAACGAGCATTCTCTGGAGGAGAAGCCCCACCTAAGGCACGTCGTCAACATCAACCTCATCATTTGCCTGTCTGTAGCCGCCTTTATCGTTGGCTACTGGGCCTGA
- the arhgap17b gene encoding rho GTPase-activating protein 17b isoform X3, whose product MKKQFNRMRQLASQNLGRAEKTEVLSDDLLQIERRMELVRLVSHNSHKRLASCLQGQLGTDAEKRHKKLPLTALSQTMQEGGGHLGDESLIGRMMEACGEAEGRLASELMQHEVQIERDILDPLNQLAEIEIPNILKQRKQLAKLVLDYDSAKTRWYQATKSTNQAMAAKVDSLKDEMEEALNKVEICKDQLSADLYSFTSKEGDYARYYVMLLEAQADYHRRSLAALEAALPTIQMQQDSWLEKPAFGTALEEHLKRSNRDIALPIEACVMMLLETGMKEEGLFRIAAGASKLKKLKAALDCSTSQLEEFYSDPHAVAGALKSYLRELPEPLMTFGLYDEFTQACNVSDPDKRLQALWVTCDRLPATHKANLRYLVKFLSKLAQDSEVNKMTPSNIAIVLGPNLLWAKTEGTLAEMAAATSVHVVAIIEPIIQHADWFFPEDIEFNVSGMFALPSHPPTPDSDPDRKRLTIQGGQDGDNQPPRKDSPARELMSTPPSQRNGLGFLAVGTPHSQGGSRGASPHVVRRGTKKPAPAPPKQASPFASQPSGTSSPSHHPPVTPRRNPSKDALIQSPSYPPPHPPQAHQGESEPSPPSTPTPPDTPPHDSSTTNPLLSYNFGSLPRPSRPAPRPRPRPNMPPPPQPAANDNSSDNCGSASKIITDGGLMLKGLGRTIIPVVIPHQEAGSSAGQERTATPAPPIDSDTDTQESTAL is encoded by the exons atGAAGAAACAGTTCAATCGCATGAGGCAGCTGGCCAGCCAGAACCTGGGGAG GGCTGAAAAGACAGAGGTGCTGAGCGACgacctcctgcag ATCGAGAGGCGAATGGAGCTGGTGCGCCTGGTGTCGCACAACTCGCACAAGAGGCTGGCGTCCTGCCTGCAGGGCCAACTGGGCACCGATGCCGAAAAAAGACAC AAAAAGTTGCCCCTCACGGCGCTGTCCCAGACCATGCAGGAGGGCGGCGGGCATCTGGGAGACGAGAGCCTGATTGG caggatgatggAAGCGTGCGGGGAGGCCGAGGGCAGGTTAGCGAGCGAGCTGATGCAGCACGAGGTCCAGATCGAGAGAGACATCCTGGATCCCCTCAACCAGCTGGCGGAG ATCGAGATTCCAAACATTCTGAAGCAACGGAAGCAGCTCGCCAAGCTGGTTCTGGACTACGACTCGGCCAAGACGAG GTGGTACCAGGCAACCAAGTCCACCAACCAGGCGATGGCAGCTAAAGTGGATTCCCTCAAGGACGAGATGGAGGAGGCTCTGAACAAAGTGGAAATATGCAAG GACCAGCTCTCTGCAGACCTCTACAGCTTTACCTCCAAAGAGGGAGATTACGCGCGCTACTACGTCATG TTACTGGAGGCCCAGGCGGATTACCACAGGAGGTCTCTGGCGGCTCTGGAGGCGGCTCTGCCGACCATCCAGATGCAGCAAG ACTCCTGGTTGGAGAAGCCGGCGTTCGGCACAGCTCTGGAGGAGCACCTGAAGAGGAGCAACCGTGATATCGCCCTGCCCATCGAGGCCTGCGTCATGATGCTCCTGGAGACTGGCATGAAAGAGGAG GGTCTCTTCAGAATAGCCGCCGGAGCCTCGaaactgaagaaactgaaagcGGCTCTGGACTGTTCCACCTCTCAGCTCGAGGAGTTCTACTCCGACCCGCACGCCGTCGCCG GAGCCCTGAAGTCCTACCTGAGGGAACTTCCTGAACCTCTGATGACATTTGGACTGTATGATGAGTTTACTCAGGCCTGCAA tgtgtctgacCCTGATAAAAGGCTCCAGGCCTTGTGGGTGACATGTGACCGTTTACCAGCTACTCACAAGGCCAATCTCAG GTATCTGGTAAAGTTCCTGTCTAAACTGGCTCAGGACAGCGAGGTCAATAAGATGACACCCAGCAACATCGCCATCGTCCTGGGTCCCAATCTCCTCTGGGCAAAGACTGAGGG GACGCTGGCGGAGATGGCGGCAGCGACATCTGTCCACGTGGTCGCCATCATTGAGCCCATCATCCAGCATGCGGACTGGTTCTTCCCCGAAG ACATCGAATTCAACGTTTCCGGCATGTTTGCTCTGCCctcccatccacccaccccggACTCGGACCCAGACAGGAAGCGCCTCACCATCCAAGGGGGGCAGGACGGGGACAATCAGCCCCCGCGTAAAGACAG CCCCGCCCGGGAGCTCAtgtccacccccccttcccagagGAATGGATTGGGCTTTTTGGCAGTGGGAACCCCCCATTCTCAAGGCGGATCCAGAGGAGCGAGTCCACACGTGGTGCGCAGAG GGACCAAAAAACCGGCCCCGGCCCCACCCAAGCAGGCCAGCCCCTTCGCCTCCCAGCCCAGTGGCACGTCCAGCCCGTCTCATCACCCGCCCGTCACCCCTCGACGCAACCCCAGCAAAGACGCCCTGATCCAGTCGCCGAGCTACCCGCCCCCGCATCCTCCGCAAGCCCACCAGGGGGAGTCGGAgccctccccccccagcacccccacccctcccgaCACCCCACCGCATGACAGCTCGACCACCAACCCGCTGTTGTCCTACAACTTTGGGTCCCTCCCTCGCCCGTCCAGGCCAGCTCCCCGACCGCGGCCCAGACCCAACATGCCGCCCCCACCTCAGCCTGCAGCTAATGACAACAGCAGCGACAACTGTGGCTCCGCCTCCAAAATCATTACAG atGGAGGCCTGATGCTAAAGGGGCTGGGACGCACCATCATCCCTGTGGTGATTCCACACCAAGAGGCGGGGAGCTCTGCTGGTCAGGAGCGCACCGCCACCCCAGCCCCGCCCATCGACTCCGACACCGACACCCAGGAGAGCACGGCTCTGTGA
- the arhgap17b gene encoding rho GTPase-activating protein 17b isoform X1: protein MKKQFNRMRQLASQNLGRAEKTEVLSDDLLQIERRMELVRLVSHNSHKRLASCLQGQLGTDAEKRHKKLPLTALSQTMQEGGGHLGDESLIGRMMEACGEAEGRLASELMQHEVQIERDILDPLNQLAEIEIPNILKQRKQLAKLVLDYDSAKTRWYQATKSTNQAMAAKVDSLKDEMEEALNKVEICKDQLSADLYSFTSKEGDYARYYVMLLEAQADYHRRSLAALEAALPTIQMQQDSWLEKPAFGTALEEHLKRSNRDIALPIEACVMMLLETGMKEEGLFRIAAGASKLKKLKAALDCSTSQLEEFYSDPHAVAGALKSYLRELPEPLMTFGLYDEFTQACNVSDPDKRLQALWVTCDRLPATHKANLRYLVKFLSKLAQDSEVNKMTPSNIAIVLGPNLLWAKTEGTLAEMAAATSVHVVAIIEPIIQHADWFFPEDIEFNVSGMFALPSHPPTPDSDPDRKRLTIQGGQDGDNQPPRKDSTVNKQPVPAPRRASSKNKKLTSPTFQPTLPPLEAWGPAQPEPQAPPVAAEAEQPSLSVGGGDGGGGGLNGDVHVAPVKPQVVTQLSAEETSPARELMSTPPSQRNGLGFLAVGTPHSQGGSRGASPHVVRRGTKKPAPAPPKQASPFASQPSGTSSPSHHPPVTPRRNPSKDALIQSPSYPPPHPPQAHQGESEPSPPSTPTPPDTPPHDSSTTNPLLSYNFGSLPRPSRPAPRPRPRPNMPPPPQPAANDNSSDNCGSASKIITDGGLMLKGLGRTIIPVVIPHQEAGSSAGQERTATPAPPIDSDTDTQESTAL, encoded by the exons atGAAGAAACAGTTCAATCGCATGAGGCAGCTGGCCAGCCAGAACCTGGGGAG GGCTGAAAAGACAGAGGTGCTGAGCGACgacctcctgcag ATCGAGAGGCGAATGGAGCTGGTGCGCCTGGTGTCGCACAACTCGCACAAGAGGCTGGCGTCCTGCCTGCAGGGCCAACTGGGCACCGATGCCGAAAAAAGACAC AAAAAGTTGCCCCTCACGGCGCTGTCCCAGACCATGCAGGAGGGCGGCGGGCATCTGGGAGACGAGAGCCTGATTGG caggatgatggAAGCGTGCGGGGAGGCCGAGGGCAGGTTAGCGAGCGAGCTGATGCAGCACGAGGTCCAGATCGAGAGAGACATCCTGGATCCCCTCAACCAGCTGGCGGAG ATCGAGATTCCAAACATTCTGAAGCAACGGAAGCAGCTCGCCAAGCTGGTTCTGGACTACGACTCGGCCAAGACGAG GTGGTACCAGGCAACCAAGTCCACCAACCAGGCGATGGCAGCTAAAGTGGATTCCCTCAAGGACGAGATGGAGGAGGCTCTGAACAAAGTGGAAATATGCAAG GACCAGCTCTCTGCAGACCTCTACAGCTTTACCTCCAAAGAGGGAGATTACGCGCGCTACTACGTCATG TTACTGGAGGCCCAGGCGGATTACCACAGGAGGTCTCTGGCGGCTCTGGAGGCGGCTCTGCCGACCATCCAGATGCAGCAAG ACTCCTGGTTGGAGAAGCCGGCGTTCGGCACAGCTCTGGAGGAGCACCTGAAGAGGAGCAACCGTGATATCGCCCTGCCCATCGAGGCCTGCGTCATGATGCTCCTGGAGACTGGCATGAAAGAGGAG GGTCTCTTCAGAATAGCCGCCGGAGCCTCGaaactgaagaaactgaaagcGGCTCTGGACTGTTCCACCTCTCAGCTCGAGGAGTTCTACTCCGACCCGCACGCCGTCGCCG GAGCCCTGAAGTCCTACCTGAGGGAACTTCCTGAACCTCTGATGACATTTGGACTGTATGATGAGTTTACTCAGGCCTGCAA tgtgtctgacCCTGATAAAAGGCTCCAGGCCTTGTGGGTGACATGTGACCGTTTACCAGCTACTCACAAGGCCAATCTCAG GTATCTGGTAAAGTTCCTGTCTAAACTGGCTCAGGACAGCGAGGTCAATAAGATGACACCCAGCAACATCGCCATCGTCCTGGGTCCCAATCTCCTCTGGGCAAAGACTGAGGG GACGCTGGCGGAGATGGCGGCAGCGACATCTGTCCACGTGGTCGCCATCATTGAGCCCATCATCCAGCATGCGGACTGGTTCTTCCCCGAAG ACATCGAATTCAACGTTTCCGGCATGTTTGCTCTGCCctcccatccacccaccccggACTCGGACCCAGACAGGAAGCGCCTCACCATCCAAGGGGGGCAGGACGGGGACAATCAGCCCCCGCGTAAAGACAG cACTGTTAACAAACAGCCAGTGCCCGCTCCGCGTAGAGccagctctaaaaataaaaagctaacCTCACCCACCTTCCAACCCACACTGCCCCCTCTGGAAGCCTGGGGTCCTGCACAGCCTGAGCCGCAGGCGCCGCCCGTGGCCGCGGAGGCTGAGCAGCCCAGCCTGAGTGTTGGTGGgggtgatggtggaggaggtggtctgAACGGTGACGTCCACGTAGCCCCAGTGAAACCTCAGGTTGTAACCCAGCTCAGCGCGGAGGAGACCAG CCCCGCCCGGGAGCTCAtgtccacccccccttcccagagGAATGGATTGGGCTTTTTGGCAGTGGGAACCCCCCATTCTCAAGGCGGATCCAGAGGAGCGAGTCCACACGTGGTGCGCAGAG GGACCAAAAAACCGGCCCCGGCCCCACCCAAGCAGGCCAGCCCCTTCGCCTCCCAGCCCAGTGGCACGTCCAGCCCGTCTCATCACCCGCCCGTCACCCCTCGACGCAACCCCAGCAAAGACGCCCTGATCCAGTCGCCGAGCTACCCGCCCCCGCATCCTCCGCAAGCCCACCAGGGGGAGTCGGAgccctccccccccagcacccccacccctcccgaCACCCCACCGCATGACAGCTCGACCACCAACCCGCTGTTGTCCTACAACTTTGGGTCCCTCCCTCGCCCGTCCAGGCCAGCTCCCCGACCGCGGCCCAGACCCAACATGCCGCCCCCACCTCAGCCTGCAGCTAATGACAACAGCAGCGACAACTGTGGCTCCGCCTCCAAAATCATTACAG atGGAGGCCTGATGCTAAAGGGGCTGGGACGCACCATCATCCCTGTGGTGATTCCACACCAAGAGGCGGGGAGCTCTGCTGGTCAGGAGCGCACCGCCACCCCAGCCCCGCCCATCGACTCCGACACCGACACCCAGGAGAGCACGGCTCTGTGA
- the arhgap17b gene encoding rho GTPase-activating protein 17b isoform X2 — translation MKKQFNRMRQLASQNLGRAEKTEVLSDDLLQIERRMELVRLVSHNSHKRLASCLQGQLGTDAEKRHKKLPLTALSQTMQEGGGHLGDESLIGRMMEACGEAEGRLASELMQHEVQIERDILDPLNQLAEIEIPNILKQRKQLAKLVLDYDSAKTRWYQATKSTNQAMAAKVDSLKDEMEEALNKVEICKDQLSADLYSFTSKEGDYARYYVMLLEAQADYHRRSLAALEAALPTIQMQQDSWLEKPAFGTALEEHLKRSNRDIALPIEACVMMLLETGMKEEGLFRIAAGASKLKKLKAALDCSTSQLEEFYSDPHAVAGALKSYLRELPEPLMTFGLYDEFTQACNVSDPDKRLQALWVTCDRLPATHKANLRYLVKFLSKLAQDSEVNKMTPSNIAIVLGPNLLWAKTEGTLAEMAAATSVHVVAIIEPIIQHADWFFPEDIEFNVSGMFALPSHPPTPDSDPDRKRLTIQGGQDGDNQPPRKDSTVNKQPVPAPRRASSKNKKLTSPTFQPTLPPLEAWGPAQPEPQAPPVAAEAEQPSLSVGGGDGGGGGLNGDVHVAPVKPQVVTQLSAEETSPARELMSTPPSQRNGLGFLAVGTPHSQGGSRGASPHVVRRGTKKPAPAPPKQASPFASQPSGTSSPSHHPPVTPRRNPSKDALIQSPSYPPPHPPQAHQGESEPSPPSTPTPPDTPPHDSSTTNPLLSYNFGSLPRPSRPAPRPRPRPNMPPPPQPAANDNSSDNCGSASKIITDV, via the exons atGAAGAAACAGTTCAATCGCATGAGGCAGCTGGCCAGCCAGAACCTGGGGAG GGCTGAAAAGACAGAGGTGCTGAGCGACgacctcctgcag ATCGAGAGGCGAATGGAGCTGGTGCGCCTGGTGTCGCACAACTCGCACAAGAGGCTGGCGTCCTGCCTGCAGGGCCAACTGGGCACCGATGCCGAAAAAAGACAC AAAAAGTTGCCCCTCACGGCGCTGTCCCAGACCATGCAGGAGGGCGGCGGGCATCTGGGAGACGAGAGCCTGATTGG caggatgatggAAGCGTGCGGGGAGGCCGAGGGCAGGTTAGCGAGCGAGCTGATGCAGCACGAGGTCCAGATCGAGAGAGACATCCTGGATCCCCTCAACCAGCTGGCGGAG ATCGAGATTCCAAACATTCTGAAGCAACGGAAGCAGCTCGCCAAGCTGGTTCTGGACTACGACTCGGCCAAGACGAG GTGGTACCAGGCAACCAAGTCCACCAACCAGGCGATGGCAGCTAAAGTGGATTCCCTCAAGGACGAGATGGAGGAGGCTCTGAACAAAGTGGAAATATGCAAG GACCAGCTCTCTGCAGACCTCTACAGCTTTACCTCCAAAGAGGGAGATTACGCGCGCTACTACGTCATG TTACTGGAGGCCCAGGCGGATTACCACAGGAGGTCTCTGGCGGCTCTGGAGGCGGCTCTGCCGACCATCCAGATGCAGCAAG ACTCCTGGTTGGAGAAGCCGGCGTTCGGCACAGCTCTGGAGGAGCACCTGAAGAGGAGCAACCGTGATATCGCCCTGCCCATCGAGGCCTGCGTCATGATGCTCCTGGAGACTGGCATGAAAGAGGAG GGTCTCTTCAGAATAGCCGCCGGAGCCTCGaaactgaagaaactgaaagcGGCTCTGGACTGTTCCACCTCTCAGCTCGAGGAGTTCTACTCCGACCCGCACGCCGTCGCCG GAGCCCTGAAGTCCTACCTGAGGGAACTTCCTGAACCTCTGATGACATTTGGACTGTATGATGAGTTTACTCAGGCCTGCAA tgtgtctgacCCTGATAAAAGGCTCCAGGCCTTGTGGGTGACATGTGACCGTTTACCAGCTACTCACAAGGCCAATCTCAG GTATCTGGTAAAGTTCCTGTCTAAACTGGCTCAGGACAGCGAGGTCAATAAGATGACACCCAGCAACATCGCCATCGTCCTGGGTCCCAATCTCCTCTGGGCAAAGACTGAGGG GACGCTGGCGGAGATGGCGGCAGCGACATCTGTCCACGTGGTCGCCATCATTGAGCCCATCATCCAGCATGCGGACTGGTTCTTCCCCGAAG ACATCGAATTCAACGTTTCCGGCATGTTTGCTCTGCCctcccatccacccaccccggACTCGGACCCAGACAGGAAGCGCCTCACCATCCAAGGGGGGCAGGACGGGGACAATCAGCCCCCGCGTAAAGACAG cACTGTTAACAAACAGCCAGTGCCCGCTCCGCGTAGAGccagctctaaaaataaaaagctaacCTCACCCACCTTCCAACCCACACTGCCCCCTCTGGAAGCCTGGGGTCCTGCACAGCCTGAGCCGCAGGCGCCGCCCGTGGCCGCGGAGGCTGAGCAGCCCAGCCTGAGTGTTGGTGGgggtgatggtggaggaggtggtctgAACGGTGACGTCCACGTAGCCCCAGTGAAACCTCAGGTTGTAACCCAGCTCAGCGCGGAGGAGACCAG CCCCGCCCGGGAGCTCAtgtccacccccccttcccagagGAATGGATTGGGCTTTTTGGCAGTGGGAACCCCCCATTCTCAAGGCGGATCCAGAGGAGCGAGTCCACACGTGGTGCGCAGAG GGACCAAAAAACCGGCCCCGGCCCCACCCAAGCAGGCCAGCCCCTTCGCCTCCCAGCCCAGTGGCACGTCCAGCCCGTCTCATCACCCGCCCGTCACCCCTCGACGCAACCCCAGCAAAGACGCCCTGATCCAGTCGCCGAGCTACCCGCCCCCGCATCCTCCGCAAGCCCACCAGGGGGAGTCGGAgccctccccccccagcacccccacccctcccgaCACCCCACCGCATGACAGCTCGACCACCAACCCGCTGTTGTCCTACAACTTTGGGTCCCTCCCTCGCCCGTCCAGGCCAGCTCCCCGACCGCGGCCCAGACCCAACATGCCGCCCCCACCTCAGCCTGCAGCTAATGACAACAGCAGCGACAACTGTGGCTCCGCCTCCAAAATCATTACAG ATGTCTGA